Proteins encoded in a region of the Zea mays cultivar B73 chromosome 4, Zm-B73-REFERENCE-NAM-5.0, whole genome shotgun sequence genome:
- the LOC606399 gene encoding kinesin-related protein 1: MGAIGGNESVQWDKVAGADAVNGGGTSVGRMDRIQVLVRLRPLSEKEVARGEPAEWECINDTTVMFRSTFPDRPTAPTAYTFASVFAYGQTSSGKTYTMNGVTEYTVADIYDYINKHEERAFVLKFSAIEIYNEAVRDLLSAENTPLRLWDDAEKGTYVENLTEVVLRDWNHLKGLISVCEAQRRTGETFLNEKSSRSHQILRLTIESSAREFLGKDKSTTLVASANFVDLAGSERASQALSAGTRLKEGCHINRSLLALGTVIRKLSMGSNAHIPYRDSKLTRILQPSLGGNARTAIICTLSPATSHIEHSRNTLLFGSCAKEVVTNAQVNVVMSDKALVKHLQKEVARLESELRQPASNSSLEALVKEKDNQIRKMEKEIKELKSQRDLAQSRLQNLLETVGDQVKHSGSGKRSARSPPSIGISPGISRDDSSQISHDDSDLFKDVRCIGTSGTGGNEQLDLSAGESSSLQGLNMNSSLHGSGSNASVNSRRSRLLSESPITLEQHLENIKRPFVSLGRDLGSSTHNSSGSRILGRSRSCRSLMGSTMFDGMEMDDGTPLHRSLVGFPGRPEGNHRRGSTPNHDAESETLSRAGSVVSTKTNAACDAEFTGIGEFVAELKEMAQVHYQKQLGNQITNGEFVDIKNIGLDPIADASQSPSRWPLEFEKKQQEIIGLWHACCISLVHRTYFFLLFKGEQADSIYMEVELRRLSFLRDTYSRGNTPSNAVVGSLNSSPAASAKKLQREREMLARQMQKRLTAEERERLYTKWGISLDSKKRKLQVARRLWTEAEDLEHVRESASLVAKLIGLQEPGQVLREMFGLSFAPQQQPPPRRRSSNGWRYGIPSFG, from the exons ATGGGGGCTATTGGAGGCAATGAGTCGGTGCAGTGGGATAAAGTGGCTGGAGCTGATGCTGTTAATGGCGGCGGAACAAGTGTGGGCAGGATGGACAGGATACAGGTGCTGGTCAGGCTGAGGCCACTGAGCGAGAAGGAGGTTGCGAGGGGAGAGCCTGCAGAATGGGAGTGCATCAATGACACCACTGTCATGTTCCGGAGCACGTTCCCTGATCGACCCACCGCTCCGACGGCATACACATTTG CAAGTGTTTTTGCATATGGACAAACGAGTAGTGGAAAGACTTATACCATGAATGGAGTAACAGAATATACAGTAGCAGACATATATGATTACATTAATAAG CATGAAGAGAGAGCATTTGTTCTGAAATTCTCAGCAATTGAAATATACAATGAAGCTGTAAGGGATCTTCTGAGTGCAGAAAACACTCCTCTTAGACTCTGGGACGATGCAGAG AAGGGCACCTATGTGGAGAACCTTACAGAGGTTGTGTTAAGGGACTGGAACCACCTCAAGGGGCTTATTTCTGTATGTGAAG CTCAAAGAAGGACAGGGGAGACCTTCTTGAATGAAAAAAGCTCCAGATCTCATCAGATACTGAGATTG ACAATTGAAAGTTCTGCACGGGAGTTCCTAGGGAAGGACAAGTCAACTACACTTGTCGCTAGTGCT AACTTTGTTGATCTAGCAGGAAGTGAGCGTGCATCTCAGGCGTTGTCTGCTGGCACGAGGCTAAAAGAAGGCTGCCATATTAACAGAAGTTTGCTTGCCCTTGGCACTGTCATTAGGAAACTAAG CATGGGGAGTAATGCACACATACCATACAGAGATTCAAAGCTCACACGCATATTACAACCATCTTTAGGAGGTAATGCAAGAACGGCTATTATCTGTACACTGAGCCCTGCCACTAGCCATATTGAGCATTCAAGAAATACTTTATTATTTGGAAGTTGTGCAAAGGAAGTAGTTACAAATGCTCAGGTAAATGTGGTCATGTCTGATAAAGCACTAGTAAAGCATTTGCAAAAGGAAGTTGCTAGGTTGGAGAGTGAGTTGCGGCAACCAGCTTCAAATTCCAGTCTTGAAGCATTagtaaaggaaaaggataaccaaATTAGAAAG ATGGAGAAAGAAATTAAAGAACTCAAGTCACAGCGTGATTTGGCTCAGTCTAGATTGCAGAATTTGCTGGAGACTGTTGGggaccaagtgaagcactcg GGCTCAGGGAAGCGTTCAGCCCGCAGTCCTCCATCAATTGGAATATCCCCAGGCATCAGCAGGGATGATAGTTCTCAGATCTCTCACGATGATTCAGATCTTTTCAAGGACGTGCGATGCATTGGGACCAGTGGAACAGGAGGAAATGAACAGTTGGACCTGTCAGCTGGTGAAAGCAGTAGCCTTCAAGGTTTAAACATGAATTCTAGTTTGCATGGAAGCGGTTCAAATGCATCAGTGAATTCTAGGCGCTCAAGGCTCCTTAGTGAATCTCCTATCACATTGGAGCAGCATTTGGAGAATATCAAAAGGCCTTTTGTTAGTCTTGGCAGAGATCTAGGATCGTCGACACATAACTCATCAGGCTCCAGAATACTTGGTAGAAGCAGGAGCTGTAGATCACTTATGGGTTCTACCATGTTTGATGGCATGGAGATGGATGATGGCACCCCTCTGCATAGAAGTTTGGTTGGTTTCCCTGGAAGGCCTGAAGGGAATCATAGAAGGGGATCAACACCGAACCATGACGCAGAAAGTGAAACTCTTTCAAGAGCAGGATCCGTAGTTTCAACCAAGACAAATGCTGCATGCGATGCAGAGTTTACTGGTATAGGTGAATTTGTTGCTGAACTGAAAGAGATGGCTCAGGTTCATTACCAGAAACAGTTAGGCAATCAG ATTACAAATGGAGAATTTGTAGACATAAAGAACATTGGTTTGGACCCGATTGCTGATGCTTCGCAATCACCTTCTCGCTGGCCATTAGAATTCGAGAAGAAACAGCAAGAGATCATCGGGCTTTGGCACGCGTGCTGTATTTCCTTAGTCCACAGGACCTACTTTTTCTTGCTATTCAAGGGAGAACAAGCTGATTCAATCTACATGGAAGTGGAGCTCCGGAGGCTATCATTCCTCAGAGATACCTACTCTCGGGGAAACACCCCTAGCAATGCGGTGGTAGGCAGCTTGAACTCTTCCCCCGCTGCGAG CGCCAAGAAGCTGCAGCGTGAACGGGAGATGCTTGCGAGGCAGATGCAGAAGCGGCTCACGGCAGAGGAAAGGGAGCGCCTGTACACCAAATGGGGCATTTCGCTGGACTCCAAGAAGAGGAAGCTCCAGGTCGCTCGCCGGCTCTGGACCGAGGCCGAGGACCTAGAACATGTCAGGGAGAGTGCCTCCCTTGTCGCCAAGCTGATCGGGCTCCAGGAGCCAGGGCAAGTCCTCAGGGAGATGTTCGGGCTCAGCTTTGCGCCGCAGCAGCAGCCGCCCCCTCGCCGGCGATCCTCCAATGGCTGGAGATACGGGATCCCTTCGTTCGGCTGA
- the LOC606399 gene encoding kinesin-related protein 1 isoform X1: MGAIGGNESVQWDKVAGADAVNGGGTSVGRMDRIQVLVRLRPLSEKEVARGEPAEWECINDTTVMFRSTFPDRPTAPTAYTFDRVFHSDCSTKEVYEEGVREVALSVVSGINSSVFAYGQTSSGKTYTMNGVTEYTVADIYDYINKHEERAFVLKFSAIEIYNEAVRDLLSAENTPLRLWDDAEKGTYVENLTEVVLRDWNHLKGLISVCEAQRRTGETFLNEKSSRSHQILRLTIESSAREFLGKDKSTTLVASANFVDLAGSERASQALSAGTRLKEGCHINRSLLALGTVIRKLSMGSNAHIPYRDSKLTRILQPSLGGNARTAIICTLSPATSHIEHSRNTLLFGSCAKEVVTNAQVNVVMSDKALVKHLQKEVARLESELRQPASNSSLEALVKEKDNQIRKMEKEIKELKSQRDLAQSRLQNLLETVGDQVKHSGSGKRSARSPPSIGISPGISRDDSSQISHDDSDLFKDVRCIGTSGTGGNEQLDLSAGESSSLQGLNMNSSLHGSGSNASVNSRRSRLLSESPITLEQHLENIKRPFVSLGRDLGSSTHNSSGSRILGRSRSCRSLMGSTMFDGMEMDDGTPLHRSLVGFPGRPEGNHRRGSTPNHDAESETLSRAGSVVSTKTNAACDAEFTGIGEFVAELKEMAQVHYQKQLGNQITNGEFVDIKNIGLDPIADASQSPSRWPLEFEKKQQEIIGLWHACCISLVHRTYFFLLFKGEQADSIYMEVELRRLSFLRDTYSRGNTPSNAVVGSLNSSPAASAKKLQREREMLARQMQKRLTAEERERLYTKWGISLDSKKRKLQVARRLWTEAEDLEHVRESASLVAKLIGLQEPGQVLREMFGLSFAPQQQPPPRRRSSNGWRYGIPSFG; the protein is encoded by the exons ATGGGGGCTATTGGAGGCAATGAGTCGGTGCAGTGGGATAAAGTGGCTGGAGCTGATGCTGTTAATGGCGGCGGAACAAGTGTGGGCAGGATGGACAGGATACAGGTGCTGGTCAGGCTGAGGCCACTGAGCGAGAAGGAGGTTGCGAGGGGAGAGCCTGCAGAATGGGAGTGCATCAATGACACCACTGTCATGTTCCGGAGCACGTTCCCTGATCGACCCACCGCTCCGACGGCATACACATTTG ATCGGGTTTTTCATTCTGACTGTAGTACTAAAGAAGTCTACGAGGAAGGGGTTAGGGAAGTTGCCCTCTCTGTAGTTAGTGGCATTAACT CAAGTGTTTTTGCATATGGACAAACGAGTAGTGGAAAGACTTATACCATGAATGGAGTAACAGAATATACAGTAGCAGACATATATGATTACATTAATAAG CATGAAGAGAGAGCATTTGTTCTGAAATTCTCAGCAATTGAAATATACAATGAAGCTGTAAGGGATCTTCTGAGTGCAGAAAACACTCCTCTTAGACTCTGGGACGATGCAGAG AAGGGCACCTATGTGGAGAACCTTACAGAGGTTGTGTTAAGGGACTGGAACCACCTCAAGGGGCTTATTTCTGTATGTGAAG CTCAAAGAAGGACAGGGGAGACCTTCTTGAATGAAAAAAGCTCCAGATCTCATCAGATACTGAGATTG ACAATTGAAAGTTCTGCACGGGAGTTCCTAGGGAAGGACAAGTCAACTACACTTGTCGCTAGTGCT AACTTTGTTGATCTAGCAGGAAGTGAGCGTGCATCTCAGGCGTTGTCTGCTGGCACGAGGCTAAAAGAAGGCTGCCATATTAACAGAAGTTTGCTTGCCCTTGGCACTGTCATTAGGAAACTAAG CATGGGGAGTAATGCACACATACCATACAGAGATTCAAAGCTCACACGCATATTACAACCATCTTTAGGAGGTAATGCAAGAACGGCTATTATCTGTACACTGAGCCCTGCCACTAGCCATATTGAGCATTCAAGAAATACTTTATTATTTGGAAGTTGTGCAAAGGAAGTAGTTACAAATGCTCAGGTAAATGTGGTCATGTCTGATAAAGCACTAGTAAAGCATTTGCAAAAGGAAGTTGCTAGGTTGGAGAGTGAGTTGCGGCAACCAGCTTCAAATTCCAGTCTTGAAGCATTagtaaaggaaaaggataaccaaATTAGAAAG ATGGAGAAAGAAATTAAAGAACTCAAGTCACAGCGTGATTTGGCTCAGTCTAGATTGCAGAATTTGCTGGAGACTGTTGGggaccaagtgaagcactcg GGCTCAGGGAAGCGTTCAGCCCGCAGTCCTCCATCAATTGGAATATCCCCAGGCATCAGCAGGGATGATAGTTCTCAGATCTCTCACGATGATTCAGATCTTTTCAAGGACGTGCGATGCATTGGGACCAGTGGAACAGGAGGAAATGAACAGTTGGACCTGTCAGCTGGTGAAAGCAGTAGCCTTCAAGGTTTAAACATGAATTCTAGTTTGCATGGAAGCGGTTCAAATGCATCAGTGAATTCTAGGCGCTCAAGGCTCCTTAGTGAATCTCCTATCACATTGGAGCAGCATTTGGAGAATATCAAAAGGCCTTTTGTTAGTCTTGGCAGAGATCTAGGATCGTCGACACATAACTCATCAGGCTCCAGAATACTTGGTAGAAGCAGGAGCTGTAGATCACTTATGGGTTCTACCATGTTTGATGGCATGGAGATGGATGATGGCACCCCTCTGCATAGAAGTTTGGTTGGTTTCCCTGGAAGGCCTGAAGGGAATCATAGAAGGGGATCAACACCGAACCATGACGCAGAAAGTGAAACTCTTTCAAGAGCAGGATCCGTAGTTTCAACCAAGACAAATGCTGCATGCGATGCAGAGTTTACTGGTATAGGTGAATTTGTTGCTGAACTGAAAGAGATGGCTCAGGTTCATTACCAGAAACAGTTAGGCAATCAG ATTACAAATGGAGAATTTGTAGACATAAAGAACATTGGTTTGGACCCGATTGCTGATGCTTCGCAATCACCTTCTCGCTGGCCATTAGAATTCGAGAAGAAACAGCAAGAGATCATCGGGCTTTGGCACGCGTGCTGTATTTCCTTAGTCCACAGGACCTACTTTTTCTTGCTATTCAAGGGAGAACAAGCTGATTCAATCTACATGGAAGTGGAGCTCCGGAGGCTATCATTCCTCAGAGATACCTACTCTCGGGGAAACACCCCTAGCAATGCGGTGGTAGGCAGCTTGAACTCTTCCCCCGCTGCGAG CGCCAAGAAGCTGCAGCGTGAACGGGAGATGCTTGCGAGGCAGATGCAGAAGCGGCTCACGGCAGAGGAAAGGGAGCGCCTGTACACCAAATGGGGCATTTCGCTGGACTCCAAGAAGAGGAAGCTCCAGGTCGCTCGCCGGCTCTGGACCGAGGCCGAGGACCTAGAACATGTCAGGGAGAGTGCCTCCCTTGTCGCCAAGCTGATCGGGCTCCAGGAGCCAGGGCAAGTCCTCAGGGAGATGTTCGGGCTCAGCTTTGCGCCGCAGCAGCAGCCGCCCCCTCGCCGGCGATCCTCCAATGGCTGGAGATACGGGATCCCTTCGTTCGGCTGA
- the LOC606399 gene encoding kinesin-related protein 1 isoform X2 — MGAIGGNESVQWDKVAGADAVNGGGTSVGRMDRIQVLVRLRPLSEKEVARGEPAEWECINDTTVMFRSTFPDRPTAPTAYTFDRVFHSDCSTKEVYEEGVREVALSVVSGINSSVFAYGQTSSGKTYTMNGVTEYTVADIYDYINKHEERAFVLKFSAIEIYNEAVRDLLSAENTPLRLWDDAEKGTYVENLTEVVLRDWNHLKGLISVCEAQRRTGETFLNEKSSRSHQILRLTIESSAREFLGKDKSTTLVASANFVDLAGSERASQALSAGTRLKEGCHINRSLLALGTVIRKLSMGSNAHIPYRDSKLTRILQPSLGGNARTAIICTLSPATSHIEHSRNTLLFGSCAKEVVTNAQVNVVMSDKALVKHLQKEVARLESELRQPASNSSLEALVKEKDNQIRKMEKEIKELKSQRDLAQSRLQNLLETVGDQVKHSGSGKRSARSPPSIGISPGISRDDSSQISHDDSDLFKDVRCIGTSGTGGNEQLDLSAGESSSLQGLNMNSSLHGSGSNASVNSRRSRLLSESPITLEQHLENIKRPFVSLGRDLGSSTHNSSGSRILGRSRSCRSLMGSTMFDGMEMDDGTPLHRSLVGFPGRPEGNHRRGSTPNHDAESETLSRAGSVVSTKTNAACDAEFTGIGEFVAELKEMAQVHYQKQLGNQITNGEFVDIKNIGLDPIADASQSPSRWPLEFEKKQQEIIGLWHACCISLVHRTYFFLLFKGEQADSIYMEVELRRLSFLRDTYSRGNTPSNAVVGSLNSSPAARMRNDSPMNRFMQRQEAAA, encoded by the exons ATGGGGGCTATTGGAGGCAATGAGTCGGTGCAGTGGGATAAAGTGGCTGGAGCTGATGCTGTTAATGGCGGCGGAACAAGTGTGGGCAGGATGGACAGGATACAGGTGCTGGTCAGGCTGAGGCCACTGAGCGAGAAGGAGGTTGCGAGGGGAGAGCCTGCAGAATGGGAGTGCATCAATGACACCACTGTCATGTTCCGGAGCACGTTCCCTGATCGACCCACCGCTCCGACGGCATACACATTTG ATCGGGTTTTTCATTCTGACTGTAGTACTAAAGAAGTCTACGAGGAAGGGGTTAGGGAAGTTGCCCTCTCTGTAGTTAGTGGCATTAACT CAAGTGTTTTTGCATATGGACAAACGAGTAGTGGAAAGACTTATACCATGAATGGAGTAACAGAATATACAGTAGCAGACATATATGATTACATTAATAAG CATGAAGAGAGAGCATTTGTTCTGAAATTCTCAGCAATTGAAATATACAATGAAGCTGTAAGGGATCTTCTGAGTGCAGAAAACACTCCTCTTAGACTCTGGGACGATGCAGAG AAGGGCACCTATGTGGAGAACCTTACAGAGGTTGTGTTAAGGGACTGGAACCACCTCAAGGGGCTTATTTCTGTATGTGAAG CTCAAAGAAGGACAGGGGAGACCTTCTTGAATGAAAAAAGCTCCAGATCTCATCAGATACTGAGATTG ACAATTGAAAGTTCTGCACGGGAGTTCCTAGGGAAGGACAAGTCAACTACACTTGTCGCTAGTGCT AACTTTGTTGATCTAGCAGGAAGTGAGCGTGCATCTCAGGCGTTGTCTGCTGGCACGAGGCTAAAAGAAGGCTGCCATATTAACAGAAGTTTGCTTGCCCTTGGCACTGTCATTAGGAAACTAAG CATGGGGAGTAATGCACACATACCATACAGAGATTCAAAGCTCACACGCATATTACAACCATCTTTAGGAGGTAATGCAAGAACGGCTATTATCTGTACACTGAGCCCTGCCACTAGCCATATTGAGCATTCAAGAAATACTTTATTATTTGGAAGTTGTGCAAAGGAAGTAGTTACAAATGCTCAGGTAAATGTGGTCATGTCTGATAAAGCACTAGTAAAGCATTTGCAAAAGGAAGTTGCTAGGTTGGAGAGTGAGTTGCGGCAACCAGCTTCAAATTCCAGTCTTGAAGCATTagtaaaggaaaaggataaccaaATTAGAAAG ATGGAGAAAGAAATTAAAGAACTCAAGTCACAGCGTGATTTGGCTCAGTCTAGATTGCAGAATTTGCTGGAGACTGTTGGggaccaagtgaagcactcg GGCTCAGGGAAGCGTTCAGCCCGCAGTCCTCCATCAATTGGAATATCCCCAGGCATCAGCAGGGATGATAGTTCTCAGATCTCTCACGATGATTCAGATCTTTTCAAGGACGTGCGATGCATTGGGACCAGTGGAACAGGAGGAAATGAACAGTTGGACCTGTCAGCTGGTGAAAGCAGTAGCCTTCAAGGTTTAAACATGAATTCTAGTTTGCATGGAAGCGGTTCAAATGCATCAGTGAATTCTAGGCGCTCAAGGCTCCTTAGTGAATCTCCTATCACATTGGAGCAGCATTTGGAGAATATCAAAAGGCCTTTTGTTAGTCTTGGCAGAGATCTAGGATCGTCGACACATAACTCATCAGGCTCCAGAATACTTGGTAGAAGCAGGAGCTGTAGATCACTTATGGGTTCTACCATGTTTGATGGCATGGAGATGGATGATGGCACCCCTCTGCATAGAAGTTTGGTTGGTTTCCCTGGAAGGCCTGAAGGGAATCATAGAAGGGGATCAACACCGAACCATGACGCAGAAAGTGAAACTCTTTCAAGAGCAGGATCCGTAGTTTCAACCAAGACAAATGCTGCATGCGATGCAGAGTTTACTGGTATAGGTGAATTTGTTGCTGAACTGAAAGAGATGGCTCAGGTTCATTACCAGAAACAGTTAGGCAATCAG ATTACAAATGGAGAATTTGTAGACATAAAGAACATTGGTTTGGACCCGATTGCTGATGCTTCGCAATCACCTTCTCGCTGGCCATTAGAATTCGAGAAGAAACAGCAAGAGATCATCGGGCTTTGGCACGCGTGCTGTATTTCCTTAGTCCACAGGACCTACTTTTTCTTGCTATTCAAGGGAGAACAAGCTGATTCAATCTACATGGAAGTGGAGCTCCGGAGGCTATCATTCCTCAGAGATACCTACTCTCGGGGAAACACCCCTAGCAATGCGGTGGTAGGCAGCTTGAACTCTTCCCCCGCTGCGAG AATGAGAAATGATTCTCCAATGAACCGCTTCATGCAGCGCCAAGAAGCTGCAGCGTGA